Proteins co-encoded in one Amaranthus tricolor cultivar Red isolate AtriRed21 chromosome 7, ASM2621246v1, whole genome shotgun sequence genomic window:
- the LOC130818525 gene encoding uncharacterized protein LOC130818525, with protein sequence MASFRVTIVCFWNGCIRENNGKVHYVGGRRKLFACNSNMDLNHFRRFISSKIGLDPTRGTVNISFKYALSGEFFAFPVEDDEAIDAMWEHSKYTQIPSLELYVEEVPLENVVASNPTPTPMLIVTQETVNPVVSSASCIFSQPPTNQVPIDSMVNLGEIAEMGPWDDGNESNELIDDPSDDDVDVDEDALANDMTLGNIATIIPPTPYALCPPLNEYAEDSSWRTWACDTTYTEQGEFEKGMMFDNKESLLEAIRVYHIGRNVEYRTETLNQTVLSLKCKRGCSWKLRATFDSNISLWRIVTYKGKHGSCVLGSDSVSAGHIHLTSSVINNVIRNCVAKDPSIKVSVVRQMVKDRFGVDVNYKRAWCAKQQALLSIYGTWEERHANASFYRRRRRRPTQLDRVNEGS encoded by the exons atggcatcatttcgcgtcactatagtatgtttttggaatggttgtattagagaaaataatggcaaagttcattatgttgggggaagacgtaagttgtttgcttgcaattcgaacatggatttgaatcacTTTAGACGTTTTATatcttctaagattggattggaccctactagaggtaccgtaaatataagctttaaatatgcctTGAGTGGAGAATTTtttgcctttcctgttgaggatgatgaggctatagatgcgatgtgggagcattcaaagtacacccaaattccctctttggagttatacgtagaagaagtaccattagagaatgtagttgcttctaatcctactcctacccctatgcttATAGTAACTCAGGAAACTGTAAATCCCGTCGTTTCTTCCGCATCTTGTattttttctcaaccccctacgaatcaagttccaattgattcaatggttaacttaggagaaattgctgagatgggaccttgggatgatggaaatgagagtaatgagctcattgatgATCCTTCTGAtgacgatgtggatgtcgatgaggatgcgctagcaaatgacatgactctAGGCAACATTGctacaatcattcctcctacaccttatgccctctgTCCACCTTTAAACGAGTATGCGGAGGACAGctcatggaggacttgggcttgtgataccacatacaccgaacagggagagtttgagaagggtatgatgtttgataacaaggaatcgttgttggaagctatcagagtgtatcatattgggagaaatgtggagtacagaACGGAGACCTTGAACCAAACTGTCCTTTCCTTGAAGTGCAAGCGGGGTTGTTCGTGGAAACTTAGAGCTACGTTTGACTCTAATATATCTTTATGGCGTATTGTTACCTATAAGGGTAAGCACGGTTCTTGTGTATTGGGTAGTGACAGTGTgtcggctggacacattcacctgacatcttctgtcattaacaatgttattagaaattgtgttgctaaagacccatccattaaggtatctgtcgtacgtcagatggttaaagatcgctttggtgtggatgtgaattataagaGAGCGTGGTGTGCAAAGCAACAAGCTTTGTTATCCATTTACGGGACatgggaag agcgtCACGCGAACGCCTCtttctatcgtaggaggcgaaggagaccaactcagttggatagggtaaaTGAGGGTTCGTGA